From the Psychrobacillus sp. FSL K6-4046 genome, one window contains:
- a CDS encoding DNA repair exonuclease, with the protein MAAIRFLHVADLHLDSPFKGLSSIPKNRWQEIRESTFHAFENMIQYAVTTKPDFVLIAGDIYDGENRSLRAQHLFQRGMEALREVGVPVFICHGNHDHLSGNWVRFQLPDNVQVFGQDVETKTIAVQGNQVHISGFSYKERHIRDAMHSYYPNASGQGYHIGMLHGSLEGDKEHDVYAPFRQSDLIGKGYDYWALGHIHKRQVLHMDPAIVYPGNIQSRHRNERGKKGFYDVTLTKDKTELQFVPCSMFIYDQLEVSCKHIIHANELISLVEQELKDYVEQNGNAIVELTLSDISEETFEMLDASSREEWLAIFQESLDKHNPFILLKDLTINLPASQLNEALILSEIWEGWDSAAWKLAVKELYQHPKGSRYLPSIDEHFIEEVKEESKQLLNKAVSRGV; encoded by the coding sequence ATGGCAGCTATTCGTTTTTTACATGTGGCAGATTTACATTTGGACAGTCCCTTTAAAGGTCTTTCATCTATCCCTAAAAATAGATGGCAGGAAATCAGAGAAAGCACATTTCATGCCTTTGAAAATATGATTCAGTATGCAGTTACGACTAAGCCAGACTTTGTCCTTATAGCCGGAGATATATACGATGGTGAAAATCGGAGCTTGCGAGCCCAGCATTTATTTCAAAGGGGAATGGAAGCTCTTCGAGAAGTCGGGGTACCGGTTTTCATTTGTCATGGGAATCATGATCATTTGAGTGGCAACTGGGTGCGTTTCCAGTTACCTGACAATGTACAGGTCTTCGGTCAGGATGTAGAGACTAAAACGATTGCTGTCCAAGGAAATCAAGTCCATATTTCTGGCTTTAGCTATAAGGAGCGTCATATCCGAGATGCGATGCATTCCTATTATCCGAATGCCAGTGGTCAGGGCTATCATATCGGAATGCTACATGGGAGCTTAGAGGGAGACAAAGAGCATGATGTGTATGCTCCGTTTCGTCAAAGTGATTTAATCGGGAAGGGGTATGACTACTGGGCGCTTGGACATATACATAAGCGACAGGTGTTACATATGGATCCTGCTATTGTTTATCCAGGTAATATTCAAAGCCGCCATCGAAATGAAAGAGGCAAGAAAGGGTTCTATGATGTAACTCTAACCAAAGATAAAACAGAGCTACAATTTGTTCCATGTAGCATGTTTATATACGATCAGTTAGAGGTTTCCTGCAAGCATATCATCCATGCCAATGAATTGATAAGCCTTGTGGAGCAGGAGCTAAAGGATTATGTGGAACAAAACGGAAACGCCATAGTAGAACTTACGCTTTCCGATATTTCAGAGGAAACTTTTGAAATGCTTGATGCCTCATCGAGGGAGGAGTGGCTAGCTATTTTTCAGGAATCTCTAGACAAGCATAATCCATTTATTCTCCTCAAGGATTTAACTATTAACCTACCAGCTAGTCAGTTAAACGAAGCACTTATACTTTCAGAAATATGGGAAGGGTGGGATTCCGCCGCATGGAAGCTTGCTGTAAAAGAATTGTATCAGCATCCAAAAGGTAGTCGATATCTACCAAGCATTGACGAGCATTTCATTGAAGAGGTCAAAGAAGAATCAAAACAATTACTGAACAAGGCTGTATCGAGGGGAGTGTAG
- a CDS encoding helix-turn-helix transcriptional regulator, with protein sequence MKNYVRDKRMELGLTQDELSEKLEVSRQTIISLEKGKYNPSIQLAFKLSRLFKCYIEDIFIYEGDD encoded by the coding sequence GTGAAAAATTATGTTCGAGATAAGCGAATGGAACTAGGATTGACGCAGGATGAATTATCAGAAAAACTGGAGGTGTCTCGGCAAACTATCATTTCTTTAGAAAAAGGAAAGTATAATCCATCTATTCAATTGGCGTTTAAGCTTTCCAGGTTATTCAAATGTTATATAGAAGACATTTTCATTTACGAGGGGGACGATTAA
- a CDS encoding AAA family ATPase, which translates to MKIEKLHIYGFGKHENLEVNVHDGINVFYGENEAGKSTIQQFILHILFGFPQRNSQLLRYEPRSNATYGGKIQILMDDGSRVFIERVKGKASGDVTLYFEDGTRGGEKELAAILNAYSRADYEAIFSFSLLQLQGFEKMTEEELTRTLLSSGTTGMDTLSSVEMQFAKEMGELYKPTGRKPLINQKMEEIRQLETAWKAEMDQVEKYESSIQRLNEIESILKESVEREKELADRLQDYSHWKQLKPLKIAENELLEKLDKLPSHSFPPEGLRRYEAIKDKQTNTQIAVEQLKQELQSMVHSSEAIAPETLEEIQDFLSQESQWHQLRAKRVQLEEEHSKILQQQMQELSLVGIDWESSLNDIVAADVSIQQEDRLVTMLNQQEQLNQQFQQEERLLNLKMQDVEQLEKQLRESKRSRNSSKGQSNTKGILFSLVGFVLMIGLIFSVLASNWLIALLTVIISAGIYGGFTLLIKGLQKENEAHQYTDLLEEELRSLKDQIVHLEGVVSEVEHQKKECKHKIYAFLRNYQIDEELSPSLLPELFNRLRLIQNQQIQLDQMEGKLEEVSRNLRDLERRAQSLVKSQLVEDILFHQLREIYLKEKKRLEEEQTTLSKITKLQEKLNELELLLSAQEQQITTLFMEAGVSTESDFYQAHVVSQARAALEKELEHVRMQLGDRKVNINDFEEGFEVTARETLEAMKEKSQILLEEKATLLYETSRLLENEEQSQKLQQLEEKKSELYELVKKWAAYKTVTEAIKQTVLQLKEERLPDVLDKAKSYFRILTNESYELLEFTPEGLFEAVKPSGERFRIAELSQATKEQAYIALRIALAVSLKNRVAFPIILDDPFVHFDRNRLKQVVQLMKELQNEHQLLYFTCHEHMRLSWNEAHIIDVATLQVGSGGVLR; encoded by the coding sequence ATGAAAATAGAAAAGCTCCACATATATGGCTTTGGAAAACATGAAAATCTAGAGGTTAATGTACATGATGGGATTAACGTATTCTATGGAGAAAATGAAGCCGGGAAGTCCACGATTCAGCAATTTATACTTCACATCCTTTTTGGCTTCCCGCAACGAAATTCACAGCTGCTAAGATATGAGCCTAGAAGTAATGCCACCTATGGAGGTAAAATACAAATTCTAATGGACGATGGCAGTAGAGTTTTCATCGAGAGAGTAAAAGGGAAGGCAAGTGGAGATGTAACCTTATATTTTGAGGATGGTACTCGAGGAGGAGAAAAGGAGCTTGCGGCAATATTGAATGCTTATAGTCGAGCAGATTATGAGGCAATCTTTTCATTTTCTCTACTTCAGCTGCAAGGATTTGAAAAAATGACGGAGGAAGAGCTGACACGTACTTTACTTTCTTCTGGAACTACAGGAATGGACACGTTATCTAGTGTTGAAATGCAGTTTGCAAAAGAAATGGGAGAGCTATATAAGCCTACTGGGCGAAAGCCCCTCATCAATCAAAAAATGGAGGAGATAAGACAGCTTGAAACAGCTTGGAAGGCAGAAATGGACCAAGTGGAAAAGTACGAGTCCTCCATCCAGCGTTTAAATGAGATTGAAAGCATCTTAAAAGAATCGGTAGAACGTGAGAAAGAGCTAGCGGACCGACTTCAGGATTATTCCCATTGGAAGCAATTAAAACCGTTAAAAATAGCGGAAAATGAGCTTTTAGAGAAATTGGATAAGCTACCAAGTCATTCATTTCCTCCGGAAGGTCTTCGACGATATGAGGCTATTAAGGACAAGCAGACCAATACTCAAATAGCTGTAGAACAATTAAAGCAGGAGCTGCAGTCAATGGTTCATAGTAGTGAAGCAATAGCTCCAGAAACTCTAGAGGAAATCCAAGATTTTTTAAGCCAGGAATCTCAATGGCATCAATTACGTGCAAAACGAGTCCAGTTAGAAGAGGAGCATAGTAAAATTCTCCAGCAGCAAATGCAAGAGCTTAGCCTAGTTGGAATTGATTGGGAAAGCAGCTTAAATGATATTGTGGCGGCTGATGTATCGATCCAGCAGGAGGACCGGCTGGTGACGATGCTTAACCAACAAGAGCAGCTTAATCAACAATTTCAACAAGAAGAACGTTTGCTAAACCTGAAAATGCAGGATGTCGAGCAGCTAGAAAAACAGCTTCGTGAATCTAAACGTTCACGTAATTCATCTAAGGGTCAGAGTAACACAAAAGGTATTCTATTTTCACTAGTAGGATTTGTACTGATGATTGGGTTAATCTTTAGTGTTCTTGCATCCAATTGGCTAATTGCGCTCCTTACTGTAATTATAAGTGCTGGGATATACGGCGGGTTTACCTTGCTTATCAAAGGTCTTCAAAAAGAGAATGAGGCTCATCAATATACAGATTTATTAGAGGAAGAATTAAGGAGTCTTAAGGATCAAATTGTGCATCTAGAAGGTGTAGTTTCAGAAGTTGAACATCAAAAGAAGGAATGCAAGCATAAAATTTATGCCTTTTTAAGAAATTATCAAATTGATGAAGAATTATCCCCAAGCTTACTGCCTGAGCTATTTAACCGGTTAAGACTTATTCAAAATCAACAAATCCAACTTGACCAGATGGAAGGTAAGCTCGAGGAAGTCAGTAGAAATTTAAGGGACTTGGAACGCAGAGCACAGTCCTTAGTGAAATCCCAGTTAGTAGAAGATATTTTATTTCATCAGCTCCGAGAAATTTATTTGAAAGAAAAGAAACGGCTTGAAGAAGAGCAGACTACTCTTAGTAAAATAACAAAGCTTCAAGAAAAGTTAAATGAGCTAGAATTGTTATTAAGTGCTCAGGAACAGCAGATTACTACGCTGTTTATGGAGGCGGGAGTTTCAACAGAAAGTGATTTTTACCAAGCACATGTAGTTTCGCAAGCTAGAGCAGCGCTAGAAAAAGAATTAGAGCATGTAAGAATGCAATTAGGCGATCGAAAAGTAAACATAAATGATTTTGAAGAAGGCTTTGAAGTAACAGCAAGAGAAACTTTAGAGGCGATGAAAGAAAAAAGTCAAATTCTTTTAGAAGAAAAAGCAACCTTACTTTATGAAACGAGTCGCTTACTCGAGAATGAGGAACAAAGTCAAAAGCTACAGCAATTAGAAGAGAAAAAATCAGAGCTGTATGAGTTAGTAAAAAAATGGGCTGCTTATAAAACGGTAACAGAAGCAATCAAGCAGACAGTATTGCAGTTAAAAGAAGAACGGCTGCCAGACGTACTTGATAAAGCCAAAAGCTATTTTAGGATCTTAACGAACGAATCCTACGAGCTGCTAGAGTTTACACCCGAAGGATTATTCGAGGCCGTTAAACCTAGTGGAGAACGATTTCGAATAGCAGAGCTAAGTCAGGCAACGAAGGAGCAGGCATATATTGCATTAAGGATTGCATTAGCCGTTTCCTTAAAGAATAGGGTAGCTTTTCCTATTATTCTAGATGATCCATTTGTACATTTCGATCGAAACCGCTTAAAACAAGTGGTACAATTAATGAAAGAGCTACAAAATGAACATCAATTACTATATTTTACGTGTCATGAGCATATGCGTCTTAGTTGGAATGAGGCTCATATAATAGATGTAGCGACATTACAAGTTGGAAGTGGAGGGGTTTTGAGATGA